In the Lepidochelys kempii isolate rLepKem1 chromosome 3, rLepKem1.hap2, whole genome shotgun sequence genome, one interval contains:
- the GCM1 gene encoding chorion-specific transcription factor GCMa, with product MLKAADDIMDQEDSTSQSWDINDIKLPQDVKQTDWFQEWPDSYVKHIYSSDDKNAQRHLSSWAMRNTNNHNSRILKKSCLGVVVCNNDCSAADGRKIYLRPAICDKARQKQQRKCCPNCSGPLKLISCRGHGGYPVTNFWRHEGPFIFFQSKGAHDHPRPETKLEAEARRSTQKAHTAVSPTSPRLKRCREAESLTGEMQSQEALPLLLSNQENYISPCSFNGHLIDKNPQEQIINNCLSLAKNYGFGRSPYLTEHSQDTGSNKYYEKCKEIGSREHGSGDLSGPSVCNMYADYGEPQPWNKNTALERNPCTDKCCNGSALSLADLHCEIVSSQNCMDSSIQHVPNIPPTTKAGYHPARPNTGLSGDDFYEGKLHVNYNSSYIPSSFYHLSSEDPYLIMNSAHHHQQPLPLTKGNEWDFEEERKYTNLDYCNNELVFSLCPLR from the exons ATGCTGAAAGCTGCAGATGACATTATGGACCAGGAGGACTCCACTTCTCAAAGCTGGGATATCAATGACATCAAACTGCCTCAG GATGTGAAACAAACAGATtggtttcaggaatggccagatTCCTATGTAAAGCATATCTATAGCTCGGATGATAAAAATGCTCAGAGGCACCTGAGTAGCTGGGCGATGAGAAACACCAATAACCACAACTCTCGCATCTTAAAAAAATCCTGCCTTGGGGTAGTGGTCTGCAACAATGACTGCTCAGCCGCAGATGGGAGGAAGATATATCTGAGACCAGCCATATGTGATAAAGCCAGGCAAAAACAGCAAA GGAAATGCTGTCCAAACTGCAGTGGACCTTTAAAGCTTATTTCCTGTCGAGGCCATGGTGGGTACCCTGTCACCAACTTCTGGAGGCATGAAGGGCCATTCATATTTTTTCAG TCTAAGGGGGCCCATGATCACCCAAGGCCAGAAACAAAACTAGAAGCAGAAGCAAGAAGATCAACACAGAAAGCACATACAGCTGTTTCTCCCACCTCTCCAAGACTAAAAAGATGCCGGGAGGCTGAG tCCCTGACAGGTGAGATGCAAAGTCAAGAAGCTTTGCCTTTACTTCTTTCCAATCAGGAAAATTACATATCTCCCTGTAGTTTTAATGGACATTTAATAGACAAAAACCCTCAagagcaaataataaataattgtttGTCTCTTGCCAAAAACTATGGGTTTGGAAGATCCCCTTACCTAACAGAACACTCTCAGGACACAGGATCTAACAAATACTACGAGAAGTGCAAAGAAATTGGCAGCAGGGAGCATGGTAGCGGAGACCTGTCTGGACCATCTGTGTGCAATATGTACGCTGATTATGGAGAGCCACAACCCTGGAATAAGAACACTGCCCTTGAAAGGAATCCATGTACTGACAAGTGTTGCAATGGTTCTGCTTTATCTTTGGCTGATCTGCATTGTGAAATCGTTTCTTCACAAAACTGTATGGACTCCAGTATCCAACATGTTCCCAATATACCACCTACAACAAAGGCTGGCTACCATCCTGCCAGGCCTAACACAGGCCTGTCTGGAGATGATTTTTATGAAGGGAAATTGCATGTGAATTACAACAGCAGCTACATCCCTTCCTCTTTCTACCATCTCTCTTCGGAGGATCCCTACCTCATTATGAACTCTGCACATCACCATCAACAGCCTTTGCCACTCACAAAAGGAAACGAATGGGACtttgaagaagaaagaaaatataccAATCTGGATTACTGCAACAATGAACTGGTTTTTAGTCTCTGTCCTTTACGATGA